A part of Fusarium oxysporum Fo47 chromosome III, complete sequence genomic DNA contains:
- a CDS encoding asparaginase-domain-containing protein has translation MSETGSHGSPALKAPETSYPESRVLIIGTGGTICMQQGPDGLQPTDNFLENAMAPRPSFNDFSNPDTLPAVRDGEKIQIDSLRTPATAYNRHVRYGIIEFSPLLDSSSISAHDWDAMASCVQENYHLFDGFVILHGTDSLAYTASALSFMMENLGKPVILTGSQAPIFALQSDGVDNLLGSLIIAGTFTIPEVCLFFHHRLYRGNRSAKVSATEFEAFASPNCEPIAKVNGLGISVNWPLVLRPTSIAKFHVTKGLDTTHVACLRVFPGIKPEMIDAVLHLPDIRGLILETFGMGNIPGGAEGRLTQIIKAAVERGIVVVNVSQCVNGFVSPVYAPGTVLGRAGVIFGLDLTAEAALTKVSYLLAQTNLSVKEIQEKLSRSLRGEMTEIAHQSFSHPSGSLDFAASHLTPSETAFSALGYAIENGELGLVKELLQGEGAQLLKQSDYAGNTAVHLAAVAGRTEILLELLQRGASVHERNKANHSPLFVAVKSGQEPCAQLLRIAGAHLAVEERDSMPGYVTPKYNSHIGGHGF, from the exons ATGAGTGAGACAGGCTCTCACGGCTCTCCTGCCTTGAAGGCTCCCGAGACCAGTTACCCCGAGTCTCGAGTCCTTATCATCGGCACAGGAGGAACGATTTGTATGCAGCAAGGCCCTGATGGTCTTCAACCAACAGACAACTTCTTGGAGAATGCTATGGCTCCTCGCCCATCATTCAATGACTTCTCAAATCCAG ACACGCTCCCCGCTGTTCGTGATGGAGAGAAGATCCAGATTGATAGTCTTCGCACTCCTGCTACAGCATACAATCGCCATGTCCGCTATGGTATCATCGAGTTCAGTCCTCTGCTAGATTCCAGCTCTATCTCCGCCCACGATTGGGATGCTATGGCATCATGTGTTCAAGAGAATTATCATCTATTTGACGGTTTCGTCATTCTTCATGGAACAGACTCTCTCGCTTACACGGCCTCTGCGCTCTCCTTCATGATGGAGAACCTGGGCAAGCCCGTGATCCTCACTGGCTCTCAGGCGCCCATCTTTGCACTTCAATCCGACGGTGTCGACAACTTATTAGGAtccctcatcatcgccggAACATTCACCATTCCTGAAGTCTGCCTATTCTTCCACCACCGTCTGTACCGTGGAAACCGCAGCGCAAAGGTGTCAGCAACAGAGTTCGAGGCTTTTGCCAGCCCCAACTGCGAGCCCATCGCCAAGGTCAATGGCCTCGGCATAAGTGTTAATTGGCCTCTTGTTCTACGACCAACCTCGATTGCCAAGTTTCACGTCACAAAGGGTCTTGACACTACTCATGTTGCCTGTTTGCGCGTGTTTCCTGGTATCAAGCCTGAGATGATCGACGCTGTGCTTCACTTGCCCGATATCCGTGGTCTTATTCTTGAGACATTTGGCATGGGTAACATCCCTGGCGGTGCTGAGGGCCGTCTCACGCAGATCATCAAGGCGGCTGTTGAGCGTGGCATTGTCGTTGTAAATGTTAGTCAATGTGTCAATGGCTTTGTCTCTCCCGTTTATGCTCCCGGTACTGTTCTCGGCCGAGCTGGTGTCATCTTTGGGCTCGACTTGACTGCTGAGGCGGCGCTCACCAAAGTCTCCTATCTACTCGCTCAAACAAACCTCTCTGTCAAGGAAATTCAGGAGAAACTCTCCCGGTCGCTCCGTGGCGAGATGACAGAGATTGCCCACCAGAGCTTCTCTCACCCCTCCGGCTCACTCGACTTTGCCGCATCCCATCTTACGCCAAGCGAGACTGCATTCTCGGCACTCGGATACGCAATTGAGAATGGCGAATTGGGACTCGTCAAGGAATTACTGCAAGGTGAAGGtgctcaacttctcaagcagTCAGACTACGCAGGCAACACAGCGGTGCATCTCGCAGCGGTGGCCGGCAGAACCGAGATCCTCCTTGAGCTGCTACAGCGGGGCGCCAGCGTCCACGAGCGCAACAAGGCCAACCACTCGCCTCTGTTTGTCGCTGTCAAGTCAGGCCAGGAGCCTTGTGCACAATTGCTGCGCATTGCTGGTGCTCATCTGGCGGTGGAGGAGAGGGATTCTATGCCTGGTTACGTGACACCCAAGTACAACAGTCACATTGGAGGACATGGCTTCTGA
- a CDS encoding SNF2 family N-terminal domain-containing protein, protein MARNKARSRRSTAEAVHLHVGLDDLMPTSFVEGLINIMIPENETSDQPSSSHENGPPTKRRKTESSLALNAIPIAKKEFTISRPCAGPSSKSQSFVCKSVDRYMSIHFMDNRLRMKSRKDYPSEPLDVTVRLRRAEEDDQMKISYILDSTSQRASQPNALWSTFDLELEWQGRQVKMTYCRNFYWNESPSPHSHYRSSLDRKNSQPFINLLLRGSISTGTPYRAPTWSPMDFYEAAFVPKKDEKTPETIQVDALESKLFPYQKRTLQWLLQREGVQWSADMRRIVPYVPENQDSLYDFKKMTDVAGNEYYFSELFHTVTRDISLFQQAEASIKGGILAEEMGLGKTLEVLGLILLHQRSRPLIQSEYESQVKLTPSGATLIVTPPSLKDQWVSEIARHAPGLSVKVYEGRKRISEADEQQATDELAGHDIILTTYSVLSSELHFTTAPPERSRRHARVYDRPRSPLVQISWWRVCLDEAQMIESGYSQAAKVARVLPRINAWGITGTPVKNDVEDLQGLLLFLQYEPYCSVNQIWQDLIRHHKSVFQRLFNRIAIRHTKSMVRDELVLPSQKRFVISMPFTAVEEQHYQSLYREMAEACGLSLEGAPIVDGWKPEDHEEDMRTWLVRLRQTALHPEVAGYNRRTLGNSKNRPMRTVDEVLDAMLEQSESAIRSDERAYLSSKLTRGQLYENSPRVKEALEIWLSGRDEAQKLVSKSRDELKSLTGSRLRPSSHDDSDIDDDSEVEEKGQLFESRRRLRGALEMYHRAVFFCANAYFQIRENPEMTEPESEEFLRIKKLEDEHYEEAKAIRREILQEPHHKATRLMAKVAQKASEQSFVEIPELTVNEERGIESGRIVDDLEALYGELNDQANAIDEWREHLVGLVLKPLVDEEDDAETTGDEYGESAKIQDELMVYVQALRAIIADRQDALTGQTNELIKHETQTSLRLAANEEGPAPEKLIELLTLRDQIKPRSTSMRKAISEFRGLTSKLARDTTRSVLEGRIADRQLKATQAILNTQSKLTTALEAEVDKFKNIMNLRLEYYRQLQVVSDSVLPYEEPVTEELMTRLKTTEENMRQRLSAAEAKHRYLLHLKEAGNKSNEPRMCVICQTNFTIGVLTVCGHQFCKECMMLWFKAHHNCPVCKRKLKSSNLHDITINPQQLKVHSDEPTQSQDGTENSPEQKQTDSPKKTGIYSEFNSDKLAEIQKIELDGPSFTTKVDTLVKHLMWLRESDPGAKSIVFSQYKGFLGILRNAFSRFRIGYASIDDPDGIRRFKENASVECFLLHARAHSSGLNLVNASHVFLCEPLLNTALELQAIARVDRIGQMHETTVWLYLVSGTVEESIYNLSVQRRMEHMGRVNKGKSKESTPELLDVNIEAANTLELEQASLSRLMSKDKSAGENVEENDLWECLFGHIARRGTEHEKDIRLQEKAVMGYLAAEAAEERMDRTDQIPGS, encoded by the exons ATGGCCCGCAACAAGGCCCGCTCCCGGCGTTCTACTGCCGAGGCGGTTCACTTACATGTTGGACTCGATG ATTTGATGCCAACATCATTCGTTGAAGGGCTTATTAATATCATGATTCCTGAAAATGAAACTTCAGatcaaccatcatcatcccatgAGAATGGGCCACCTACAAAGCGTCGTAAGACCGAGTCTTCATTAGCCTTGAATGCTATACCTATCGCAAAGAAAGAATTCACTATTTCTCGCCCTTGCGCAGGGCCCTCTTCCAAAAGTCAATCATTCGTTTGTAAGAGCGTTGATCGCTACATGAGCATTCATTTTATGGATAATCGACTTCGCATGAAGTCGCGGAAGGATTACCCATCGGAGCCGTTGGATGTTACGGTCAGGCTAAGACGAGcggaagaagatgaccaAATGAAGATTTCTTACATCTTGGATAGCACCTCCCAGCGAGCGTCACAGCCGAATGCGCTATGGAGCACATTCGACCTGGAACTTGAGTGGCAAGGAAGGCAGGTCAAGATGACTTATTGTCGCAATTTCTACTGGAATGAATCTCCATCGCCGCACTCTCACTACAGATCGTCACTAGATCGCAAAAACAGCCAGCCATTCATTAACTTGCTACTGCGCGGCTCGATCTCAACAGGCACACCTTATAGAGCTCCAACATGGTCTCCCATGGACTTTTACGAAGCGGCTTTTGTCCCCAAAAAGGACGAGAAAACACCCGAAACTATTCAAGTCGATGCTTTGGAGTCGAAGTTATTTCCATACCAAAAGCGCACACTACAGTGGTTACTGCAACGCGAAGGGGTGCAGTGGTCAGCAGATATGCGACGCATCGTCCCATATGTACCTGAAAATCAGGATAGCTTGTATGACTTCAAGAAAATGACGGATGTGGCCGGGAATGAGTACTACTTTAGCGAACTATTCCATACGGTGACAAGAGATATTTCGCTGTTCCAACAAGCCGAGGCTTCCATCAAGGGCGGCATTCTGGCAGAGGAGATGGGCCTTGGTAAAACACTGGAGGTTCTTGGCTTGATTTTGCTTCACCAGCGATCTCGACCCTTGATTCAGAGTGAATATGAGTCCCAGGTCAAGCTTACGCCGAGTGGCGCTACGTTGATTGTGACACCCCCATCATTAAAAGATCAATGGGTATCTGAAATTGCTCGCCATGCGCCGGGCTTAAGTGTCAAAGTTTATGAGGGTCGGAAAAGGATTTCGGAAGCGGACGAGCAACAGGCCACAGATGAACTTGCTGGTCACGATATTATTCTCACAACATACTCTGTACTGTCCTCTGAACTTCACTTCACGACAGCACCTCCAGAGCGCTCACGGCGGCATGCAAGAGTTTATGATCGGCCCAGATCCCCCCTCGTGCAAATCTCGTGGTGGAGAGTATGCCTGGACGAAGCTCAGATGATTGAAAGTGGTTACAGCCAAGCCGCGAAAGTGGCTCGTGTTCTTCCTCGGATAAATGCGTGGGGTATCACTGGTACTCCAGTGAAGAATGACGTTGAGGATCTTCAGGGCTTGCTCCTTTTCCTCCAGTACGAGCCCTATTGTTCTGTGAACCAAATATGGCAAGATTTGATCCGTCACCACAAATCTGTCTTCCAGCGCCTGTTCAACAGGATCGCTATTCGGCACACGAAATCAATGGTTAGAGATGAGTTGGTTCTGCCATCCCAGAAACGCTTTGTCATCAGTATGCCCTTTACAGCCGTTGAGGAACAGCACTACCAGTCCCTTTATCGAGAAATGGCGGAAGCGTGTGGGCTCAGCCTCGAAGGAGCGCCAATTGTGGATGGCTGGAAGCCTGAGGATCATGAAGAAGACATGAGAACTTGGTTGGTTCGACTCAGACAGACTGCGCTGCATCCTGAAGTTGCAGGTTATAACCGCCGAACTCTCGGCAACAGCAAGAATCGGCCCATGAGGACCGTTGACGAGGTTTTAGATGCTATGCTAGAACAAAGCGAAAGCGCGATTCGATCAGATGAGAGAGCCTATCTATCCAGTAAACTGACACGAGGTCAGCTATACGAAAACAGCCCCCGCGTAAAAGAGGCACTGGAAATATGGTTATCAGGACGAGACGAAGCTCAAAAACTTGTTTCCAAATCCCGGGATGAGCTCAAGTCTTTGACTGGGTCAAGACTTAGGCCCTCCAGTCACGACGACTCTGATATCGATGATGATTctgaagttgaggagaaAGGTCAACTGTTTGAAAGTCGAAGACGGCTTCGTGGAGCATTAGAGATGTACCACAGGGCCGTCTTCTTTTGCGCGAATGCATACTTCCAGATCCGCGAAAATCCAGAAATGACTGAGCCCGAATCCGAGGAATTTTTACGTATTAAGAAGTTGGAAGATGAGCACtacgaggaagcaaaggcTATTCGAAGGGAAATCCTACAAGAGCCTCATCACAAAGCAACCCGTCTGATGGCGAAGGTGGCACAGAAGGCATCCGAACAATCTTTTGTTGAGATTCCGGAGCTCACAGTTAATGAGGAACGAGGTATCGAGAGCGGTCGTATTGTCGACGATCTAGAAGCATTGTACGGCGAACTGAACGACCAAGCAAATGCCATTGATGAATGGAGGGAGCACCTAGTCGGGCTGGTTCTGAAGCCtttggttgatgaggaggacgatgCCGAAACCACTGGAGATGAATACGGCGAGTCAGCCAAAATTCAAGATGAACTCATGGTTTACGTTCAAGCTCTTCGAGCTATCATTGCTGATCGACAGGATGCTTTGACTGGGCAGACTAACGAGCTGATCAAGCACGAAACACAAACGTCACTGAGACTCGCAGCCAACGAAGAAGGGCCTGCCCCTGAAAAGCTTATTGAGCTTCTTACATTACGAGATCAAATCAAGCCACGATCAACCTCAATGCGGAAAGCTATCAGCGAGTTTCGAGGCTTGACATCAAAGCTGGCAAGGGATACCACACGAAGCGTCCTAGAAGGCAGAATTGCGGATCGACAACTCAAAGCAACGCAAGCAATTTTGAACACACAGAGCAAGCTGACTACTGCTCTTGAGGCCGAGGTCGACAAattcaagaacatcatgaACCTCCGCCTGGAGTATTATCGTCAATTGCAAGTGGTCTCTGACAGTGTCCTTCCTTACGAGGAACCTGTCACTGAAGAACTCATGACGAGGCTGAAGACGACTGAGGAAAATATGCGCCAAAGGCTGTCTGCAGCAGAAGCTAAACACAGATATC TCCTCCACCTCAAAGAAGCAGGAAACAAGTCTAACGAGCCGCGAATGTGCGTCATCTGTCAGACCAATTTCACTATTGGCGTTCTCACGGTCTGTGGGCATCAATTTTGCAAGGAGTGCATGATGTTGTGGTTTAAAGCTCACCACAATTGCCCCGTGTGTAAGAGAAAGTTGAAGTCATCCAACTTGCATGATATTACTATCAACCCTCAGCAACTCAAAGTGCATAGCGATGAACCAACCCAATCTCAAGATGGTACGGAGAATAGCCCTGAACAAAAACAAACCGATTCGCCAAAGAAAACCGGGATCTACTCCGAATTTAACTCAGACAAGCTGGCTGAGATACAGAAAATCGAGCTGGACGGGCCTTCATTTACCACGAAAGTTGATACGCTTGTCAAACATTTGATGTGGTTACGAGAGTCTGACCCTGGCGCAAAGTCGATTGTATTCTCGCAATACAAAGGATTTCTGGGGATTTTGCGCAACGCCTTTTCAAGATTCAGGATTGGCTATGCCTCGATTGACGACCCAGATGGAATCAGACGGTTTAAGGAGAACGCCTCAGTCGAgtgctttcttcttcatgccAGAGCACATTCCAGTGGCCTCAATCTCGTCAATGCAAGTCATGTCTTTCTCTGTGAGCCTCTCCTCAATACCGCGCTCGAGCTCCAAGCAATTGCCCGTGTGGATCGGATTGGTCAAATGCACGAAACAACTGTATGGCTCTACCTTGTGTCGGGGACAGTTGAGGAGTCAATTTACAACCTTTCGGTCCAGCGGCGGATGGAGCATATGGGACGTGTCAACAAGGGCAAGTCAAAGGAGTCGACACCTGAACTTCTCGACGTGAATATCGAGGCAGCAAACACTCTGGAGCTTGAGCAGGCATCACTTTCGCGGTTGATGAGTAAGGATAAATCGGCTGGTGAGAACGTGGAAGAGAATGATTTATGGGAATGTCTGTTTGGGCACATTGCTCGCAGAGGCACTGAACACGAAAAGGATATCAGACTTCAGGAAAAGGCTGTCATGGGATACTTGGCAGCAGAGGCTGCCGAAGAGAGAATGGATAGAACCGATCAGATACCAGGATCATGA
- a CDS encoding voltage-dependent anion channel-domain-containing protein: MSSTPTPSDHLPDLDSSEVTYPGSDIAAPAAPTNPEELKHDKYRENRRGWRRIVVNFTPSWFTVTMGTGITSVLLHNLPYHGRWLFYVSCIIFCLNIVLFTLFSCISIVRYTYFKGIWYSTLRHPAQAVFLGTIPVGFATIINMIVFVCVPAWGDWAANFAWALWWIDVVMATACSLYIPHCIMRTEGITLDQVNPSWLFPVIADIVASTSGAIVANVLPNDQHAIWTVITSYILWGTSVPMAIVILAMYYNRLMIHDILPGQVAVASFIAIGPLGMGAAAIQLLGQVSLKLFARNDFIPKAPIAGQFFYLTGILIALILWGFAVVWLFFALATIIRRQVTFNLTWWAFTFPLGVFTVATTTLAQELPSKFFKVLGTIFSVAEFLLWVMVACGTIKASLNGQLFQPPPLEAWEKKAKEVEETEKTQDSPV; encoded by the exons ATGAGTTCCACACCAACGCCCTCAGATCATCTACCAGACCTAGACTCTAGCGAGGTCACTTATCCAGGTTCCGACATAGCAGCTCCCGCAGCACCAACGAATCCAGAAGAACTCAAGCACGATAAATATCGAGAAAATCGAAGAGGATGGCGTCGAATTGTCGTCAATTTTACTCCGTCGTGGTTCACAGTGACGATGGGCACTGGAATCACGTCTGTTCTCCTCCACAACCTGCCCTACCACGGCCGATGGCTATTCTACGTCTCCTGCATAATATTTTGTCTAAACATTGTGCTATTTACTTTGTTTAGCTGTATATCTATTGTAAGATATACGTATTTCAAAGGGATATGGTATTCAACGTTACGACATCCAGCGCAGGCTGTTTTTCTAG GGACCATACCGGTTGGCTTCGCTACAATTATCAATATGATAGTCTTTGTGTGTGTTCCAGCCTGGGGTGATTGGGCTGCCAATTTTGCATGGGCTCTTTGGTGGATAGATGTTGTTATGGCTACTGCTTGTAGTCTCTACATACCGCATTGCATCATGCGAACAGAGGGC ATCACACTTGACCAAGTAAACCCTTCATGGCTCTTCCCCGTCATTGCCGATATCGTCGCCTCCACCTCAGGGGCCATCGTAGCCAATGTTCTACCTAACGACCAACACGCCATATGGACCGTCATTACAAGCTATATTCTATGGGGAACTAGCGTACCCATGGCTATCGTCATTCTCGCCATGTATTACAACCGTCTCATGATTCATGATATTCTTCCCGGCCAAGTTGCTGTGGCATCTTTCATCGCTATCGGTCCTCTTGGTAtgggagcagcagcaatcCAACTCCTAGGCCAAGTCTCTCTCAAACTCTTCGCCAGGAACGATTTCATCCCCAAGGCTCCCATCGCGGGCCAATTCTTCTACCTGACTGGTATTCTCATTGCTCTCATCTTGTGGGGATTCGCTGTTGTGTGGCTCTTCTTTGCTCTCGCCACCATCATCAGACGCCAAGTCACCTTCAATCTTACTTGGTGGGCGTTTACTTTCCCTCTTGGAGTGTTCACAGTTGCGACCACGACACTTGCTCAGGAGCTTCCTTCGAAGTTCTTCAAAGTGCTGGGAACAATATTCTCTGTTGCCGAGTTTTTGTTGTGGGTTATGGTGGCGTGTGGTACTATCAAGGCGAGCTTGAACGGCCAGCTATTCCAACCCCCGCCACTGGAAGCGTGGGAGAAGAAAGCaaaggaagttgaagagaccGAAAAGACCCAGGATTCACCAGTTTAG
- a CDS encoding IGR protein motif-domain-containing protein, producing MKGERFRSTFGLLLQSGSAFSRTGQIRQLHKTRPAHPIPKPRPFVPDVPTFLTLIGRGLNKYANKFPSWNALFSLTSPELKELGIEPPRNRRYLLHWMQRYRKGSLGPGGDFEYVKDGQALLKVATPPPSALSDTKWVVNVPHDFTPDKKIPRKAVKNSTGEEDTGSYLIRPNGYRVVGHQTIAGPFAQPISGTSGAIVKVTEGMWEDRQGRKIDGGERRRAEVRFKKRSAERRAEREAEMLASM from the coding sequence ATGAAGGGCGAACGATTCAGGTCAACATTTGGCCTGCTTCTGCAGAGCGGCAGCGCCTTTTCAAGGACAGGACAGATCCGACAACTTCACAAGACACGGCCTGCGCACCCGATCCCCAAGCCCCGACCATTCGTTCCCGATGTGCCGACCTTCCTCACCTTGATCGGCCGTGGCCTCAACAAGTACGCCAACAAGTTTCCCTCGTGGAAcgctctcttctccctcACCTCGCCAGAACTCAAGGAATTGGGCATCGAACCACCCCGAAACCGAAGATACCTTTTGCATTGGATGCAGCGATATAGAAAGGGTTCTTTGGGCCCTGGTGGAGACTTTGAATATGTCAAGGATGGACAAGCTCTCTTGAAGGTCGCAACACCGCCTCCTTCGGCCCTCAGCGATACGAAATGGGTTGTCAACGTACCTCACGATTTTACGCCTGATAAAAAAATTCCTCGAAAGGCTGTTAAGAACTCTACGGGCGAAGAGGACACTGGTTCATATTTGATCCGACCAAACGGATATCGGGTCGTTGGTCACCAGACGATTGCTGGGCCATTTGCCCAACCCATCTCTGGAACATCAGGCGCTATTGTGAAGGTTACGGAAGGCATGTGGGAGGATCGCCAGGGTCGCAAGATTGACGGTGGTGAGCGCAGAAGGGCTGAGGTCCGATTCAAGAAGAGGTCGGCAGAGCGAAGAGCTGAGCGTGAGGCTGAGATGCTGGCCAGTATGTAA